A window from Micromonospora terminaliae encodes these proteins:
- a CDS encoding B3/B4 domain-containing protein has protein sequence MRFRHSPEIWSAFPELTCGVLHATGITPAADVTPRLTRYADTARARLAGGTEGGFPEIQAWRRAFARTGSPPTRYRCAAESLLRRFRRDGALPRLHPLVDLGNALSLGYAVPVAVLDLARIAGDLTVRPALGTETYLTLGGDEEHPEPGEPIFADAAGRAHSRRWTHRQSGASAVRAETAEVLVVIEAMHEDGPRVVPRMLTELAGALAEEWGVPARTALLTAGAPEFAAPATRTA, from the coding sequence GTGCGCTTCCGCCACTCCCCCGAGATCTGGTCGGCCTTTCCCGAGCTGACCTGCGGTGTCCTGCACGCCACCGGGATCACCCCGGCCGCCGACGTCACCCCGCGGCTCACCCGCTACGCCGACACCGCCCGCGCCCGCCTCGCCGGCGGGACGGAGGGCGGCTTCCCGGAGATCCAGGCCTGGCGGCGCGCCTTCGCCCGAACGGGCTCGCCGCCGACCCGCTACCGGTGCGCGGCCGAGTCGCTGCTGCGCCGGTTCCGCCGCGACGGGGCGCTGCCCCGGCTGCACCCGCTGGTCGACCTGGGCAACGCCCTGTCCCTCGGGTACGCCGTGCCGGTCGCCGTGCTGGACCTCGCCCGGATCGCCGGGGACCTGACCGTGCGGCCGGCGCTCGGCACGGAGACCTACCTGACCCTCGGCGGCGACGAGGAGCATCCGGAGCCGGGTGAGCCGATCTTCGCCGACGCGGCCGGCCGGGCCCACTCCCGCCGCTGGACCCACCGGCAGAGCGGCGCGTCGGCGGTGCGCGCGGAGACCGCCGAGGTGCTGGTGGTGATCGAGGCGATGCACGAGGACGGGCCCCGGGTCGTGCCCCGGATGCTCACGGAACTGGCCGGCGCGCTGGCGGAGGAGTGGGGCGTGCCGGCCCGGACGGCGCTGCTCACCGCCGGGGCGCCGGAGTTCGCGGCGCCCGCCACGCGCACCGCCTGA
- a CDS encoding exo-alpha-sialidase translates to MPELDFTGLNAAAQAGFKPHFAQVVAAARRRRLRRRIVAVATVALLVTGSGVAVATRPDDSAPPPVRFGTDRTPDFIATPGATPTADPGPRILTGRPAAGDLTHVYLRWSECSTGCPLRWAGTDDGGRRWRTGPLPVPHGAGVDLRAAGPRTVVAWYVSRSAADNGSARWIASTDGGTTWREVTVRRVDALPAGWQVLGRQPGPGDEALVAVDPATGDIAQLRERSALRNAAVVQSVPGSAGIWVSGWTGQRTGDGGRIVWTGSAVETSRDGGRTWSRHEFPDNLTASDDVGGPAVATHDGRTVFAVGRVRGALVVWRSADGGGTWARAAGTAQVGERTVRAAVRPDGVLVVQAGVSAREDPRMFASSDGGATFRPAPLGPGADPRPVPGGYVQTGWPDSTGAWLSADGVTWAWLDPPELP, encoded by the coding sequence ATGCCTGAGCTGGACTTCACCGGCCTGAACGCCGCCGCCCAGGCCGGCTTCAAGCCGCACTTCGCACAGGTCGTCGCCGCTGCCCGGCGGCGCCGACTCCGGCGCCGGATCGTCGCCGTCGCCACGGTGGCGCTGCTGGTCACCGGTTCGGGTGTCGCCGTGGCGACCCGGCCGGACGACTCCGCCCCGCCTCCGGTCCGGTTCGGCACGGACCGCACCCCGGACTTCATCGCCACCCCGGGCGCCACGCCCACCGCCGATCCGGGCCCGCGGATCCTGACCGGCCGTCCCGCCGCCGGCGACCTGACCCACGTCTACCTGCGCTGGAGCGAGTGCAGCACGGGGTGCCCGCTGCGCTGGGCCGGCACCGACGACGGCGGGCGGCGGTGGCGCACCGGTCCGCTGCCGGTGCCGCACGGCGCCGGGGTGGACCTCCGCGCCGCCGGGCCGCGCACGGTGGTGGCCTGGTACGTCTCCCGCTCCGCCGCGGACAACGGGTCCGCCCGGTGGATCGCCAGCACCGACGGTGGGACCACCTGGCGGGAGGTGACCGTGCGGCGGGTGGACGCGCTGCCGGCCGGCTGGCAGGTCCTCGGCCGGCAACCGGGCCCCGGTGACGAGGCGCTCGTCGCCGTGGACCCGGCCACCGGCGACATCGCCCAGCTCCGCGAGCGGTCGGCCCTGCGCAACGCGGCCGTGGTGCAGAGCGTGCCGGGCAGCGCCGGCATCTGGGTCAGCGGCTGGACCGGTCAGCGCACGGGCGACGGCGGCCGGATCGTCTGGACCGGCAGCGCCGTCGAGACGAGCCGGGACGGCGGCCGCACCTGGTCGCGACACGAGTTCCCGGACAACCTCACCGCCAGCGACGACGTCGGCGGCCCGGCGGTCGCCACCCACGACGGGCGCACCGTCTTCGCGGTCGGCCGGGTGCGGGGCGCGCTGGTGGTCTGGCGCAGCGCGGACGGCGGCGGCACCTGGGCGCGTGCCGCCGGAACGGCCCAGGTCGGTGAGCGCACCGTCCGGGCGGCCGTACGGCCCGACGGGGTGCTGGTCGTCCAGGCCGGCGTCTCCGCCCGGGAGGACCCCCGGATGTTCGCCAGCTCCGACGGCGGTGCGACGTTCCGTCCCGCCCCGCTGGGCCCGGGGGCCGACCCGCGCCCGGTGCCCGGCGGGTACGTGCAGACCGGCTGGCCGGACAGCACGGGCGCCTGGCTCTCCGCCGACGGCGTGACCTGGGCCTGGCTGGATCCGCCGGAGCTGCCCTGA
- a CDS encoding RNA polymerase sigma factor — protein sequence MDPQQHVRQVYAASAARLVAQMYAMTGDYAEAQDVVQEAFVRALARPARFREVANPEAWLRTVALNVARSRHRRRVLLHGLVRSGRLDPAQPSGPALSPDHVALVAALQRLPRPARETVVLHHLADLPVTEVATALGCSVEAVKTRLVRARRVLAEHLGEDDVPRPAPAGPATARPEREARHA from the coding sequence GTGGACCCACAGCAACACGTCAGACAGGTGTACGCCGCCTCGGCGGCCCGGCTGGTGGCCCAGATGTACGCGATGACCGGCGACTACGCGGAGGCGCAGGACGTCGTGCAGGAGGCGTTCGTCCGGGCGCTGGCCCGCCCGGCCCGGTTCCGTGAGGTGGCCAACCCGGAGGCCTGGCTGCGGACGGTCGCGTTGAACGTCGCCCGGTCCCGGCACCGTCGCCGGGTGCTGCTGCACGGGCTGGTGCGCTCCGGGCGGCTGGACCCGGCGCAGCCCAGCGGCCCGGCCCTGTCCCCGGACCACGTCGCGCTCGTGGCGGCGTTGCAGCGGCTGCCCCGACCGGCCCGGGAGACCGTGGTGCTGCACCACCTCGCGGACCTGCCGGTGACCGAGGTGGCCACCGCGCTGGGCTGCTCGGTGGAGGCGGTGAAGACGCGCCTGGTCCGGGCCCGTCGCGTGCTCGCCGAGCACCTCGGCGAGGACGACGTCCCCCGGCCGGCGCCCGCCGGTCCGGCCACGGCCCGGCCGGAGCGGGAGGCGCGCCATGCCTGA
- a CDS encoding archease, which produces MERQPARGHRNIPHTADVRIEAWAPDREGCVAEAVTALVETFVDTTGAVADGETGFRVPPGADADLLVGVLDEVIFRLDTADELPLETEVRAAGDGGLAVRWRTTGTDAVELVGAVPKAVSLHELSFTEGPDGWRCAVTLDV; this is translated from the coding sequence ATGGAGCGACAACCGGCCCGCGGGCACCGGAACATCCCGCACACCGCCGACGTACGCATCGAGGCGTGGGCGCCGGACCGGGAGGGTTGCGTGGCCGAGGCGGTCACCGCGCTGGTGGAGACCTTCGTGGACACCACGGGGGCGGTCGCCGACGGGGAGACCGGGTTCCGGGTGCCGCCGGGAGCCGACGCGGACCTGCTGGTCGGCGTCCTCGACGAGGTGATCTTCCGGCTGGACACGGCGGACGAGCTGCCGCTGGAGACCGAGGTGCGGGCGGCCGGGGACGGCGGCCTGGCGGTGCGCTGGCGTACCACCGGCACCGACGCGGTCGAGCTGGTCGGCGCGGTCCCCAAGGCGGTGTCGCTGCACGAGCTGAGCTTCACCGAAGGGCCGGACGGCTGGCGGTGCGCGGTGACCCTGGACGTGTGA
- a CDS encoding RtcB family protein, translating to MDLVEESPYRFRIDRHDPMRVPGVVFASRDLLPDAGADKSLEQVANVATLPGIVGASYAMPDVHWGYGFPIGGVAATDVEAGGVVSPGGVGFDISCGVRLLAADLDRAALRPRLDAVMDGLSESTPRGMGKGAVWHLTDRAELDAVLRGGSRYAVERGFGVQRDLDRCEDYGAVGDANPAQVSERAVERGARQVGSLGSGNHFLEVQAVEEIYDETVAGAFGLRAGQVCVMIHCGSRGLGHQICTDYVREMEKVMPRHGIDVPDRQLACAPVASHEGRAYLGAMAAAANYARANRQLLAHSARQVFARVTGCDLDLVYDISHNLAKIETHEVDGTSRPLCVHRKGATRALPPGHPELPEDLRPAGQPVLIPGSMGTGSYVLTGVAGSPAWASTCHGAGRVQSRKQATKAVRGHDPRRELEAQDIAVRGASRRGLAEEMPAAYKDVTAVVAAAEGAGLCRKVARLVPLGVVKG from the coding sequence ATGGACCTGGTCGAGGAGTCGCCGTACCGGTTCCGGATCGACCGGCACGACCCGATGCGGGTGCCGGGCGTCGTCTTCGCGTCCCGCGACCTGCTCCCCGACGCCGGGGCGGACAAGTCGCTGGAGCAGGTGGCGAACGTGGCCACCCTGCCGGGCATCGTCGGCGCCTCCTACGCCATGCCGGACGTGCACTGGGGCTACGGCTTCCCCATCGGCGGGGTGGCCGCCACCGACGTCGAGGCCGGGGGAGTGGTCTCGCCCGGCGGGGTCGGCTTCGACATCTCCTGCGGGGTGCGGCTGCTCGCCGCCGACCTGGACCGGGCCGCGCTGCGCCCGCGGCTGGACGCCGTGATGGACGGCCTGAGCGAGTCCACCCCGCGCGGCATGGGCAAGGGCGCCGTGTGGCACCTGACCGACCGGGCCGAACTCGACGCGGTGCTCCGCGGCGGCTCGCGGTACGCCGTCGAGCGCGGCTTCGGCGTCCAGCGGGACCTGGACCGGTGCGAGGACTACGGCGCGGTGGGCGACGCGAACCCGGCCCAGGTGAGCGAGCGGGCGGTGGAGCGCGGCGCCCGCCAGGTGGGCAGCCTCGGCTCGGGCAACCACTTCCTCGAGGTGCAGGCGGTGGAGGAGATCTACGACGAGACCGTGGCGGGGGCCTTCGGGCTGCGCGCCGGCCAGGTCTGCGTCATGATCCACTGCGGGTCGCGCGGGCTGGGCCACCAGATCTGCACGGACTACGTCCGGGAGATGGAGAAGGTGATGCCCCGGCACGGCATCGACGTGCCCGACCGGCAGCTGGCGTGCGCGCCGGTGGCGTCCCACGAGGGCCGGGCCTATCTGGGGGCGATGGCCGCGGCGGCCAACTACGCCCGGGCCAACCGGCAGCTGCTCGCCCACTCCGCCCGGCAGGTGTTCGCCCGGGTCACCGGCTGCGACCTCGACCTCGTGTACGACATCTCGCACAACCTCGCCAAGATCGAGACGCACGAGGTGGACGGGACGTCCCGCCCGCTCTGCGTGCACCGCAAGGGCGCCACCCGGGCCCTCCCGCCGGGGCACCCCGAGCTGCCCGAGGACCTGCGCCCCGCCGGGCAGCCGGTCCTCATCCCGGGCTCGATGGGCACCGGCTCGTACGTGCTCACCGGCGTGGCCGGCTCGCCGGCCTGGGCGTCCACCTGTCACGGGGCGGGCCGGGTGCAGAGCCGCAAGCAGGCCACGAAGGCGGTCCGCGGGCACGACCCGCGCCGCGAGCTGGAGGCGCAGGACATCGCCGTACGGGGCGCCAGCCGGCGCGGGCTGGCCGAGGAGATGCCGGCCGCGTACAAGGACGTCACCGCCGTGGTCGCGGCGGCCGAGGGGGCCGGCCTGTGCCGGAAGGTGGCCCGGCTGGTGCCGCTGGGCGTGGTGAAGGGCTGA
- a CDS encoding SDR family oxidoreductase: MPQRYENYDRIAVVTGADSGIGKACAVALAEAGFDIGITWYGDPDGAERTAGEVRATGRRCEVAEMDLTRLPAQAAVVDDLADRLGGLGVLVNNAGTGLATPFVDVAWEKWREVLAVDLDGPFLCSQRAARRMRAAGRGGRIISITSVHEHAPRVGSSAYCAAKGGLGLLTKVMAQELAADGITVNAVAPGEIATPMTGQEDVDPFTEERPGVPVGRPGDAREVAAVVALLASPAAAYVTGASWPVDGGMLMMGPQASSLPDDTWRSV; encoded by the coding sequence ATGCCCCAGCGATACGAGAACTACGACCGGATCGCCGTCGTCACCGGCGCGGACTCCGGCATCGGCAAGGCGTGCGCCGTCGCGCTCGCCGAGGCCGGCTTCGACATCGGCATCACCTGGTACGGCGATCCGGACGGCGCCGAGCGCACCGCCGGGGAGGTACGCGCGACCGGCCGCCGCTGCGAGGTGGCCGAGATGGACCTGACCCGGCTGCCCGCGCAGGCCGCGGTCGTCGACGACCTGGCCGACCGGCTCGGCGGGCTCGGCGTGCTGGTCAACAACGCCGGCACCGGGCTGGCGACTCCCTTCGTCGACGTGGCCTGGGAGAAGTGGCGGGAGGTGCTCGCCGTGGACCTGGACGGGCCCTTCCTGTGCTCCCAGCGCGCCGCGCGGCGGATGCGGGCGGCCGGCCGGGGCGGCCGGATCATCAGCATCACCAGCGTGCACGAGCACGCCCCGCGGGTCGGCTCGTCGGCGTACTGCGCGGCGAAGGGCGGGCTGGGACTGCTCACCAAGGTGATGGCGCAGGAACTGGCGGCCGACGGGATCACCGTGAACGCGGTGGCCCCTGGCGAGATCGCCACCCCGATGACCGGGCAGGAGGACGTGGACCCGTTCACCGAGGAGCGCCCCGGCGTGCCGGTGGGGCGGCCCGGGGACGCCCGGGAGGTGGCGGCCGTGGTGGCGCTGCTCGCCTCACCGGCGGCCGCGTACGTGACCGGGGCGTCCTGGCCGGTGGACGGCGGGATGCTCATGATGGGACCGCAGGCGTCGTCCCTGCCGGACGACACCTGGCGCTCGGTCTGA
- a CDS encoding SSI family serine proteinase inhibitor, producing MPFARRTAAPALAAALTGLAVFAAPTAAGAAPRPGPETPSALLLTVDAGGGDVRATVLVCGPAGGLHPDPATACRLVARVDGHLDALEVQPGPCTREYAPVTARAVGFWQGRPVTYTRTFDNGCHLRRGTDVLFDF from the coding sequence ATGCCCTTCGCCCGACGTACCGCCGCGCCGGCGCTGGCCGCCGCGCTCACCGGCCTCGCCGTGTTCGCCGCCCCCACGGCGGCCGGCGCGGCCCCCCGCCCCGGCCCCGAAACGCCGTCGGCGCTGCTGCTCACCGTCGACGCCGGCGGCGGCGACGTCCGCGCCACGGTGCTGGTCTGCGGCCCGGCCGGCGGGCTGCACCCCGACCCGGCGACCGCGTGCCGGCTCGTGGCCCGTGTCGACGGGCACCTCGACGCGCTCGAGGTGCAGCCGGGCCCGTGCACCCGGGAGTACGCGCCGGTGACCGCCCGCGCCGTGGGCTTCTGGCAGGGCCGGCCGGTCACGTACACCCGGACCTTCGACAACGGGTGCCACCTGCGGCGCGGCACCGACGTGCTGTTCGACTTCTGA